The Macrobrachium rosenbergii isolate ZJJX-2024 chromosome 46, ASM4041242v1, whole genome shotgun sequence genome has a window encoding:
- the LOC136830426 gene encoding chromatin assembly factor 1 subunit A-like encodes MRGRNSQTRDHKQKRDPVRPSSPLHPSRSDKRPGRQELALTRIPVAKVGGHECRPPPTLFFPSSPRGSSCPLPCTPTMWPVSIASGEVQIPERAETQLQPPSSQGRPFSAPDLRPRVVPCPLPSQRPLKMTKATRTQQKDKLKFYMEDGKALDQTGQALRDWVQESLNVVNEEREKEKISQEKWEEAERQEKKERQEKAKERQKKERERKAWEKWEVAERQQKEKERIAREKWEDAERVEGTKKGAPACNGTPRHA; translated from the exons aagcgtgacccggtCAGGCCATCGTCCCCCCTACACCCGTCCAGAAGCGATAAAAGGCCAGGGCGCCAGGAGCTCGCTCTCACACGCATTCCAGTAGCTAAAgtaggaggtcacgagtgcagacctccccccacccttttctttccctcgtcgccacgtggaagtaGCTGCCCTTTACCTTGTACTCCAACCATGTGGCCAGTATCCATTGCAAGTGGGGAAGTGCAAATCCcagagcgagcggaaactcaactgcagcctccatcatcacaagggcgccctttttccgcTCCCGACCTACGACCCAGAgtagttccttg TCCACTCCCATCTCAGCGCCCTCTCAAGATGACTAAGGCAACCAGAACCCAACAAAAGGACAAGCTCAAGTTCTATATGGAGGATGGGAAGGCATTAGACCAGACGGGCCAAGCCCTCAGGGATTGGGTTCAAGAGAGCCTAAATGTAGTCaatgaagagagggagaaagagaaaatctctcaggagaaatgggaagaggcagaaagacaggagaagaaagaaagacaggagaaggcaaaagaaagacagaaaaaggagagagaaagaaaagcatgGGAGAAATGGGAAGTGGCAGAAAGAcagcagaaggagaaagaaagaatagcacGGGAAAAATGGGAAGATGCAGAGAGAGTGGAGGGAACAAAAAAGGGTGCACCAGCTTGCAATGGTACCCCAAGGCATGCGTAA